The Pelobates fuscus isolate aPelFus1 chromosome 2, aPelFus1.pri, whole genome shotgun sequence genome has a segment encoding these proteins:
- the TDRD6 gene encoding tudor domain-containing protein 6 codes for MSSRSLPSPGSAVRLRVSYVEASAELSLVRLWGGEGELSEEYRRLREHLQSAAPAYPSQPAPAGPAELCVLELGGLWLRCQLLQPGPAPELRVFLLDLGYSCSASAAKLRQAPAAIFRLPPQVRGYVLPNLLPQDRQSWSEPALSFLSSLQGQLVSGLVKDLILPKGIVLLEVPAVSKQLVELGLARPLPDSAFRAILERFLKPPEATVMFPSNAVMPGMVMAPPPPPSAPPAWGMDYFYPQIQVGVTEPVIVTQVCDPQRIYCQLRSLSNEVQRLSESMNHYYEMQTSYMDPNVPLSFVLGQPCASRSKDGHWHRSLLQEYLPDKHLATVIHVDWGRKEIIPVTALRTLAPDYFRMPIVTFPCSLYGVSDEGTGWDPPQLFELRSLLFGRPLTAKIEFYNSYAHLYVVNLFGDDGLNVNSMFNMRAQTMNVCKTSKLVAENTPKEDESSKAKVETQGTPEQQFYVPTISTLELDTGTFYDALVEFVIDPSNFWIKTTENATQYNEIVDSITALYSKASKLEGIIAKPQKGQLCCTKFANNQYFRAEVVATHGKQVEVYFIDHGNTEIVNWYDVKKLPAQYSDMPGLAIHCSLADIYPMDKCWSSEAILAFKVAVVDKKLVIYVICKESHKYVIEVLDQSRIEERSVGKILSAAGHAKYVECEPVDHIPKLLTAMTIGKRKKFQAGDTVSLKNPVSTLEKVKEIKPAQSMGDNVENVQRSPFASLVFEPGTTIEVAVSFVESPGLFWCQNIAHISKLESLMYKIRDYCSNASCPFDGSSPGCIARSPSDGQWYRAFITKMPCLPASETIEVQYVDYGNKETVPVKDLRAISSEFLHLRAQAFKCSLYNIIAPIGNNAFCWDKRATAAFNEFVDRASGKLIQFYCMFFASALLENKLFNIVDLFTPFTSISSLLVDRGFATRLSHKTLDPSVQLHSYFYSMHDIKIGSEEEIYITHITSSLEFYCQLSRNTEVIETISSTVKQVASDTLHYKMSKNPSPLCLAKFTDQQWYRGFICGASNPKIFFVDFGNTDKVEDKNVLPIKSNAYELLLSPMQAIKCSLSDIPPNVPDEIVSWFEKTVLDKPLKALVVAKETDGKLVVELYDDSQQINASLKKKLGLKTQQSTGLPLSHTQSAKMENNDSRQNPCHADKVPARGSAANPRTRNLKTEELAPVHSASYSGKQTTGLPTNDKDFTVIPRQNRKLPKAMCTSGETSRVSFTPLTKLSDLPKKSIYPGLNLPVFISHINSVYDFYVQSAQDQELSNISEMLNKENKKSSELLSEKDVCVGDVVCSYFADDELNYRAVIRAKNSDGLHVEYIDYGNTSVVPVNKISRLPKELCSYPVMSCHCALYTPSSAMSGFNVDDLILKFSERTNDIQLTCEFLQQCDEKWDVRLCDDRGCINDFMTSISEEPLSTEPDEDLSIKSTGKLPDEEATAFKFFVWNLPQIGETVQVYASTVDSPEHFWCQLTTSDIDGLAAKIQEAGEVSLKDENFNSSLEIGSPCNVMSSDDSNWYRAIVANIDKDLVTIRFVDYGNEETVGFEQIRELPSLLGVVPVLAFPCALAGFNFSEGSWTSEANTIFYEKVTEDHLEISVVDVKDLGISNVPLLFVNVKYKGNFVNEEMTPYWIDDKKTGLNVCAALAENINPQNISLELENISDSETLLDSIAANVRENHDLEEDFEQLEKSQIERKNYISQDSLSTLDSSPNVRLITAHKGNDDEVINQAKDLKSSKAHCTPQEEAGGDTSAGIAGNSNSFDLKKEQNEQTSEGRTVSQYADLLDAELNPDGITKYKPEFLSGDQPVHDLSEDSTDEIDLNEDHIVVDNHAHLKYSQSSIEQDIECTRSKMDIAENTSSSLLESSVNLTDSCLQDSLSDIQMATISQLDLSETDLQDSSSSMIVDHGYLSEQTMDEKDQSLFEEAFKNEKDQDVSMCVECSLEEEAETDANKPRPFDIDNKTNEDLSDDTECRESVENVHNVYKDIACQLSTVCLESEENLGELNVLHLLEALCALVTNALGVLLSFFLL; via the exons ATGTCCTCGCGCTCTCTGCCCTCCCCGGGCTCCGCTGTCAGGCTGCGCGTGTCCTACGTGGAAGCCAGCGCCGAGCTGTCTCTGGTCCGCCTGTGGGGCGGTGAGGGTGAGCTGTCCGAGGAGTACCGCCGGCTGCGGGAGCACCTCCAGTCCGCGGCCCCGGCCTACCCGTCCCAGCCGGCCCCCGCGGGCCCCGCCGAGCTGTGTGTGTTGGAGCTGGGCGGCCTGTGGCTGCGCTGCCAGCTCCTCCAGCCCGGCCCGGCCCCCGAGCTCAGGGTCTTCCTCCTGGACCTGGGCTACTCGTGCTCAGCCTCGGCCGCCAAGCTCCGCCAGGCCCCGGCCGCCATCTTCCGGCTGCCCCCCCAGGTGCGGGGTTACGTGCTGCCCAACCTGCTGCCCCAGGACCGGCAGAGCTGGAGTGAGCCGGCCCTCAGCTTCCTCAGCTCCCTGCAGGGACAGCTGGTCAGTGGGCTGGTCAAGGACCTCATCCTGCCCAAGGGCATTGTCCTGCTGGAGGTGCCCGCCGTCAGCAAGCAGCTGGTGGAGCTCGGCCTGGCCAGGCCCCTGCCGGACTCTGCCTTCCGCGCCATCCTCGAGAGGTTCCTCAAACCGCCAGAAGCCACCGTGATGTTCCCGTCCAACGCCGTCATGCCAGGGATGGTGATGGCACCTCCTCCGCCTCCGTCTGCTCCGCCAGCCTGGGGGATGGACTACTTCTACCCGCAAATCCAAGTCGGCGTGACCGAGCCGGTCATCGTTACCCAAGTATGTGACCCGCAGCGCATATATTGCCAGCTGAGGAGCCTGTCCAACGAGGTACAGCGGCTCTCGGAAAGCATGAACCATTACTACGAGATGCAGACCAGCTACATGGACCCCAACGTGCCGCTTTCTTTTGTGCTGGGACAGCCGTGTGCTTCCCGCAGTAAGGACGGACATTGGCACCGCTCGCTGCTGCAGGAATACCTACCGGACAAGCACTTGGCTACGGTCATCCACGTAGATTGGGGACGCAAAGAGATTATCCCTGTGACTGCTTTACGTACCCTTGCACCTGATTACTTTCGTATGCCGATTGTAACGTTCCCCTGCTCGCTGTATGGAGTGTCAGATGAAGGCACAGGATGGGATCCTCCACAGCTCTTTGAACTTCGTTCTTTACTCTTTGGAAGACCACTTACTGCTAAAATTGAGTTTTATAACTCATATgcacatttgtatgtggtcaactTGTTTGGAGATGATGGCCTCAATGTAAACTCAATGTTCAATATGAGGGCTCAGACAATGAACGTCTGTAAGACCAGTAAGCTAGTGGCTGAGAATACACCAAAAGAAGACGAAAGCAGTAAAGCAAAAGTGGAGACCCAAGGAACTCCCGAGCAACAATTCTATGTACCTACAATCTCTACTTTAGAACTTGACACTGGTACTTTTTATGATGCACTAGTGGAATTTGTCATTGACCCATCTAATTTCTGGATAAAGACTACAGAAAATGCTACACAGTATAATGAAATTGTGGACAGCATCACTGCATTGTACTCAAAGGCATCAAAACTAGAGGGTATCATAGCAAAGCCTCAGAAGGGACAATTGTGCTGCACAAAGTTTGCAAATAACCAGTATTTCCGTGCTGAAGTAGTGGCAACACATGGGAAGCAAGTTGAAGTATATTTTATTGATCATGGCAATACAGAAATTGTGAACTGGTATGATGTCAAGAAATTACCTGCACAGTACAGTGACATGCCTGGCCTAGCCATACATTGTAGTTTAGCAGATATCTACCCAATGGACAAGTGCTGGAGTTCCGAAGCCATCCTTGCTTTTAAAGTGGCAGTAGTTGATAAGAAACTGGTTATTTATGTAATCTGCAAAGAGTCCCATAAATATGTTATAGAAGTACTCGACCAATCCAGAATAGAAGAAAGGAGTGTGGGTAAAATCCTTTCTGCTGCAGGACATGCAAAGTATGTAGAATGTGAACCTGTGGACCACATTCCTAAACTGCTTACAGCTATGACTATTGGAAAGAGAAAAAAGTTCCAGGCTGGTGATACTGTTTCCCTTAAAAACCCCGTTAGCACACTTGAAAAGGTCAAAGAGATTAAGCCTGCTCAATCAATGGGAGATAATGTTGAAAACGTGCAGCGCTCTCCATTTGCATCTCTGGTTTTTGAGCCAGGCACTACAATAGAAGTGGCGGTGTCCTTTGTTGAGAGTCCTGGTTTGTTTTGGTGTCAAAATATTGCACACATTTCAAAGCTAGAAAGCCTGATGTATAAAATACGAGATTATTGCTCAAATGCTAGTTGTCCTTTTGATGGAAGTTCACCTGGCTGCATTGCTCGCAGCCCGAGTGATGGACAGTGGTACAGAGCATTTATAAccaaaatgccttgtttgcccgcTTCAGAAACTATCGAGGTTCAGTATGTTGACTATGGTAAcaaagaaactgttccagtgaagGATCTCCGTGCAATCAGCAGTGAATTCCTTCATTTGCGCGCCCAAGCTTTTAAGTGCAGCCTGTACAACATCATTGCACCGATTGGCAACAATGCTTTTTGTTGGGACAAAAGAGCAACTGCAGCTTTTAATGAATTTGTTGACAGAGCCTCAGGAAAGCTGATTCAGTTCTATTGTATGTTTTTTGCTTCCGCCTTATTGGAGAACAAACTCTTTAACATTGTAGATTTATTTACTCCGTTTACCAGCATTTCCAGTTTGTTAGTAGATCGAGGTTTTGCCACTCGTTTGTCTCACAAAACATTGGATCCCTCTGTACAGCTGCATTCCTATTTTTACTCGATGCATGACATTAAAATAGGGAGCGAGGAAGAGATTTATATCACCCATATAACGTCTTCCTTGGAATTTTACTGTCAACTTTCCAGGAATACCGAAGTTATTGAAACAATTTCTTCTACTGTTAAACAGGTGGCCAGTGACACTCTGCATTATAAAATGTCAAAGAATCCTAGCCCTTTGTGTCTTGCCAAATTTACTGATCAGCAGTGGTACCGTGGATTTATCTGTGGCGCAAGTAATCCCAAGATATTCTTTGTGGATTTTGGAAACACTGATAAAGTTGAGGACAAAAACGTGCTTCCTATAAAATCAAACGCCTACGAATTGCTTCTTTCCCCAATGCAAGCTATAAAGTGCTCCCTTTCTGATATTCCTCCAAACGTTCCAGATGAAATTGTCTCTTGGTTTGAGAAGACTGTCCTGGACAAGCCATTGAAAGCATTAGTTGTGGCTAAAGAAACTGATGGGAAGCTGGTAGTCGAGCTGTATGATGACAGTCAACAGATTAATGCAAGCCTCAAAAAGAAACTAGGTTTAAAAACTCAGCAAAGCACTGGACTTCCTTTGtcacatacacagtcagcaaagaTGGAAAATAATGACTCAAGACAAAATCCATGTCATGCAGATAAAGTACCAGCAAGAGGTTCTGCTGCAAATCCTCGCACGCGTAATTTAAAAACTGAGGAATTGGCACCTGTGCATAGTGCGTCATACAGTGGTAAACAAACCACAGGATTACCTACAAATGATAAAGATTTCACGGTTATACCACGGCAGAATAGAAAACTACCAAAGGCAATGTGTACTTCAGGAGAGACCTCCCGAGTGTCTTTTACACCTCTGACAAAATTAAGTGACTTGCCCAAGAAGAGTATTTACCCAGGATTAAATTTGCCTGTATTCATTTCCCACATAAACTCAGTTTATGATTTCTATGTGCAGAGTGCTCAAGACCAGGAACTCTCTAATATTTCTGAGATGctgaataaagaaaacaaaaaatcgtCTGAGCTGCTTTCAGAAAAAGATGTTTgtgtgggagatgtggtgtgtTCCTATTTTGCGGATGATGAGTTGAATTACCGTGCTGTCATAAGAGCAAAAAATTCAGATGGCTTGCACGTTGAATATATAGATTATGGAAACACTTCTGTGGTTCCTGTTAATAAAATATCCAGACTCCCCAAGGAACTATGTTCTTACCCAGTAATGAGTTGTCACTGTGCTCTTTATACGCCCAGCTCTGCAATGTCTGGATTTAACGTGGACGATCTCATACTTAAGTTTTCTGAAAGAACAAATGATATCCAGTTAACTTGTGAATTTTTGCAGCAGTGTGATGAGAAGTGGGACGTTCGGCTTTGTGATGACCGTGGTTGCATTAATGATTTCATGACTTCAATTTCAGAAGAACCCTTGTCAACAGAACCTGATGAAGATTTGTCTATAAAGAGCACTGGAAAATTACCTGATGAAGAAGCTACAGCATTCAAGTTTTTTGTTTGGAACCTGCCACAAATTGGTGAAACGGTGCAGGTCTATGCTAGTACTGTTGATAGTCCCGAACATTTTTGGTGTCAGTTAACAACTTCAGATATAGATGGATTAGCAGCTAAAATCCAAGAGGCTGGCGAGGTGTCTCTCAAAGATGAAAACTTTAATTCCTCTCTTGAAATTGGCTCTCCATGTAACGTAATGTCTAGTGATGATAGCAACTGGTATAGGGCAATTGTTGCCAACATAGATAAAGATCTCGTAACCATAAGATTTGTAGATTACGGTAATGAAGAGACCGTTGGCTTTGAGCAAATACGAGAACTCCCAAGCTTACTTGGAGTGGTACCTGTTCTGGCATTCCCATGTGCTCTGGCAGGATTTAACTTTTCTGAAGGAAGCTGGACTTCAGAAGCAAATACAATTTTCTATGAAAAAGTGACTGAAGATCATTTAGAAATATCAGTTGTTGACGTTAAAGATCTTGGAATATCCAATGTACCATTGCTGTTTGTGAATGTGAAATATAAAGGCAACTTTGTTAATGAAGAAATGACACCCTATTGGATTGACGACAAAAAGACTGGCCTGAATGTATGTGCAGCTCTTGCTGAAAACATTAACCCGCAAAATATATCTTTGGAACTGGAAAATATTTCTGACTCTGAAACCTTGCTAGACTCTATTGCAGCAAATGTCCGAGAAAACCATGATTTAGAGGAAGACTTTGAACAGTTGGAAAAGAGTCAGATTGAGAGGAAAAATTACATCTCCCAAGATAGTCTTTCCACACTGGATTCATCTCCGAACGTTCGTTTGATAACTGCTCACAAAGGAAATGATGATGAAGTAATAAATCAAGCTAAAGATCTAAAATCTTCTAAAGCACATTGCACTCCTCAAGAGGAAGCTGGCGGTGACACCTCTGCAGGTATTGCTG gAAATTCTAACTCCTTCGATTTGAAAAAAGAACAAAATGAGCAAACCAGTGAAGGAAGAACTGTTTCACAATATGCTGATCTACTGG ATGCAGAGCTAAATCCTGATGGAATCACAAAATACAAACCTGAATTTTTATCTGGGGATCAACCAGTCCATGATTTAAGTGAAG atTCAACTGATGAAATTGATCTTAATGAGGACCACATTGTTGTGGATAATCATGCTCATCTGAAGTATTCCCAATCTTCAATCGAACAAG ATATAGAATGCACTCGTAGTAAAATGGATATTGCAGAAAATACTTCAAGCTCTCTTCTTGAGTCAAGTGTTAACCTGACAGACTCATGCCTACAAG attcttTATCTGACATACAGATGGCAACCATATCTCAGCTAGACCTTTCCGAGACAGATCTCCAAGATTCCTCTTCGTCAATGATAGTTGATCATG GCTACCTGTCTGAGCAGACTATGGATGAGAAAGATCAATCTTTATTTGAAGAGGCTTTTAAAAATGAGAAGGATCAGG